CAATCAAATTCAGCCGATAGCGGAACGGGAAGGCGACTGGAGTGCCATGTCCGGTTTTCAACAAACCATGCAAATGCTGAATGAGGGCATCGTTCCCACTGCGATGCTGGTTGCCAACGATCAGATGGCGCTGGGCGCAATGCGCGCCATTACCGAGTCCGGGCTGCGCGTTGGTGCGGACATCTCGGTAGTGGGATACGACGATACCGAAGACAGCTCATGTTATATCC
This Moritella sp. F3 DNA region includes the following protein-coding sequences:
- a CDS encoding substrate-binding domain-containing protein; translated protein: NQIQPIAEREGDWSAMSGFQQTMQMLNEGIVPTAMLVANDQMALGAMRAITESGLRVGADISVVGYDDTEDSSCYI